The proteins below are encoded in one region of Ornithinimicrobium avium:
- a CDS encoding PhoH family protein, giving the protein MTDTQPERRTVPTHTVVVPDDVPMVALLGPRDELLRTIERAFPKVDVHVRGNEFRLAGDSGEMALVERLVDELLEVAGAGQPLNREAVERAIGMLRASTSERPADVLTMNIVSSRGRTIRPKTLNQKHYVDAIDRNTIVFGLGPAGTGKTYLAMAKAVAALQAKEVNRIILTRPAVEAGEKLGFLPGTLTDKIDPYLRPLYDALHDMVDPDSIPRLMAAGTIEVAPLAFMRGRSLNSAFIILDEAQNTSPEQMKMFLTRLGFASRMVVTGDTTQVDLPGGTRSGLNVVREILDGVEDIHFAELTSQDVVRHRLVSEIVDAYGRYDASHGGGRRGQA; this is encoded by the coding sequence ATGACAGACACGCAGCCGGAGCGCCGGACCGTCCCCACCCATACCGTCGTGGTCCCGGACGACGTGCCCATGGTGGCGCTCCTGGGGCCCCGTGACGAGCTCCTGCGCACGATCGAGCGCGCCTTCCCCAAGGTCGACGTCCACGTGCGCGGCAACGAGTTCCGGCTCGCCGGGGACTCCGGGGAGATGGCCCTCGTCGAACGGCTCGTCGACGAGCTGCTCGAGGTCGCCGGCGCGGGCCAGCCGCTGAACCGGGAGGCGGTCGAGCGCGCGATCGGTATGCTGCGCGCCTCCACCTCCGAGCGGCCCGCCGACGTGCTGACCATGAACATCGTCTCCAGCCGCGGGCGCACCATCCGGCCCAAGACCCTCAACCAGAAGCACTACGTCGACGCCATCGACCGCAACACGATCGTCTTCGGCCTGGGGCCCGCCGGCACGGGCAAGACCTACCTGGCGATGGCCAAGGCGGTGGCCGCCCTGCAGGCCAAGGAGGTCAACCGGATCATCCTGACCCGGCCCGCGGTGGAGGCGGGGGAGAAGCTCGGCTTCCTGCCCGGCACGCTGACCGACAAGATCGACCCCTACCTGCGCCCCCTCTACGACGCGCTGCACGACATGGTGGACCCCGACTCGATCCCGCGGCTGATGGCCGCCGGCACGATCGAGGTCGCACCGCTGGCGTTCATGCGGGGCCGCAGCCTCAACTCTGCCTTCATCATCCTGGACGAGGCGCAGAACACCTCCCCGGAGCAGATGAAGATGTTCCTGACCCGGCTCGGCTTCGCCTCCCGGATGGTGGTCACCGGCGACACCACCCAGGTGGACCTGCCGGGCGGCACGCGCTCCGGCCTCAACGTCGTGCGCGAGATCCTCGACGGCGTGGAGGACATCCACTTCGCCGAGCTCACCAGCCAGGACGTCGTCCGGCACCGGCTGGTCAGCGAGATCGTGGACGCCTACGGCCGCTACGACGCCAGCCACGGCGGGGGACGACGGGGTCAGGCGTGA
- the ybeY gene encoding rRNA maturation RNase YbeY — protein sequence MSVEILNESGEVPSPVPEQELADLGRHVLQELRVHPLAELTITLVDEGAMAALHERWMDLPGPTDVMSFPMDELRPGGEDEELAEGVLGDVVLCPAVARRQAAAAGHAVGDELLLLSTHGILHLLGFDHAEPAQEREMFDLQRTLLLTFLAARGRTTTAAPEAGRA from the coding sequence GTGAGCGTCGAGATCCTCAACGAGTCGGGGGAGGTCCCCTCCCCGGTGCCCGAGCAGGAGCTGGCCGACCTGGGCCGCCACGTCCTGCAGGAGCTGCGCGTGCACCCGCTCGCCGAGCTGACGATCACGCTCGTGGACGAGGGCGCGATGGCCGCGCTGCACGAGCGGTGGATGGACCTGCCCGGCCCCACGGACGTGATGAGCTTCCCGATGGACGAGCTGCGTCCGGGGGGCGAGGACGAGGAGCTGGCCGAGGGGGTGCTGGGCGACGTCGTGCTCTGCCCGGCCGTCGCCCGGCGCCAGGCCGCGGCGGCCGGCCACGCCGTCGGGGACGAGCTGCTCCTGCTCAGCACCCACGGGATCCTGCACCTGCTCGGCTTCGACCACGCCGAGCCGGCGCAGGAGCGGGAGATGTTCGACCTGCAGCGCACGCTGCTGCTCACCTTCCTCGCCGCCCGGGGGAGGACCACCACCGCCGCACCGGAGGCCGGTCGCGCATGA
- a CDS encoding hemolysin family protein, protein MTALVLVAILTTVVTFLLAAGETALIRTGRHRAEQLLEEGRRGAGALVRISVDASPYLAVATFVRVTAEAATAVAVTVAVDMVADSHWQTALVATAIMAVVSFVVVGVSPRTLGRRHVESVALLAAPVVRLLRVFLGPVAKLLVVFGNAVTPGRGYAEGPFSSESELRDLVDLAGESALIEEDEREMIHSIFELGDTVAREVMVPRPDLVSIKAEKVLRQAMSLFLRSGFSRVPVVGEDADDVLGMLYLKDVARQVNSNSGSARTVPVTEVMRPVQRVPEMKRVDDLLREMQQARQHVAIVIDEYGGTAGLVTIEDILEEIVGEITDEYDRDHVEVETLAAEDGTDVVRVPASLPVDDLAQMFDVEIESEDVDSVGGLLATVIGRVPIQGAVGLVGGLELTAERMAGRRRRVATVLVRRLPETDPGSRDSDHDEPEDGPDATPGRPRATDGPETTEVTRAR, encoded by the coding sequence ATGACCGCGCTCGTCCTGGTCGCGATCCTGACCACGGTCGTCACCTTCCTCCTCGCGGCCGGGGAGACCGCCCTGATCCGGACCGGGCGGCACCGCGCCGAGCAGCTGCTCGAGGAGGGGCGCAGGGGGGCCGGGGCCCTGGTGCGGATCAGCGTCGACGCCTCGCCCTACCTGGCCGTGGCCACCTTCGTCCGGGTCACCGCCGAGGCGGCGACCGCCGTGGCGGTGACCGTCGCGGTGGACATGGTCGCCGACTCGCACTGGCAGACCGCACTCGTGGCCACCGCCATCATGGCCGTCGTCTCCTTCGTCGTCGTGGGCGTCTCCCCGCGCACCCTGGGCCGCCGGCACGTCGAGTCGGTCGCGCTGCTGGCCGCTCCCGTCGTCCGGCTGCTGCGGGTCTTCCTGGGCCCGGTGGCCAAGCTGCTGGTCGTCTTCGGCAACGCGGTGACGCCGGGCCGCGGCTATGCCGAGGGTCCTTTCTCCTCGGAGTCCGAGCTGCGCGACCTGGTCGACCTGGCCGGCGAGTCCGCGCTCATCGAGGAGGACGAGCGGGAGATGATCCACTCGATCTTCGAGCTCGGCGACACCGTCGCCCGCGAGGTCATGGTGCCGCGCCCCGACCTCGTCTCGATCAAGGCGGAGAAGGTGCTGCGTCAGGCGATGTCCCTCTTCCTGCGCTCCGGGTTCTCCCGCGTCCCCGTCGTCGGCGAGGACGCCGACGACGTGCTGGGCATGCTCTACCTCAAGGACGTCGCGCGCCAGGTCAACTCCAACTCCGGGTCGGCCCGCACCGTGCCCGTCACCGAGGTGATGCGGCCGGTCCAACGGGTGCCGGAGATGAAGCGCGTGGACGACCTGCTCCGAGAGATGCAGCAGGCTCGCCAGCACGTGGCCATCGTCATCGACGAGTACGGCGGCACCGCGGGACTGGTCACCATCGAGGACATCCTGGAGGAGATCGTCGGGGAGATCACCGACGAGTACGACCGCGACCACGTCGAGGTCGAGACTCTCGCGGCCGAGGACGGCACCGACGTCGTCCGGGTCCCGGCCAGCCTTCCCGTCGACGACCTGGCGCAGATGTTCGACGTGGAGATCGAGTCCGAGGACGTCGACTCCGTCGGCGGTCTCCTCGCCACCGTCATCGGGCGTGTCCCGATCCAGGGTGCCGTGGGCCTGGTCGGCGGCCTGGAGCTGACCGCCGAGCGGATGGCCGGCCGTCGCCGGCGGGTCGCGACCGTCCTGGTCCGCAGGCTGCCCGAGACCGACCCGGGGAGCCGGGACTCCGACCACGACGAGCCCGAGGACGGGCCCGACGCCACACCAGGGCGGCCCCGGGCCACCGACGGCCCCGAGACCACGGAGGTGACCCGTGCCCGCTGA
- the era gene encoding GTPase Era has translation MPADHPEHPGDDAAGQQTAYRSGFACLVGRPNAGKSTLTNALVGQKVAITSSKPQTTRHTIRGIRTTDESQLVLVDTPGLHRPRSLLGQRLNDLVRETLLSVDVIGFCLPADQRIGPGDTFIAGDLADLYRVRRVPVVAIATKADAVDRDRLAEHLVAIDRLGDWAAIIPCSAVRGDQVEEVGDLLASYLPPSPMLYPADQVTDEPTVVMIAELVREAALEGVRDELPHSLAVQVEEIVAREDRPEGDPMSDVRVNVYVERPSQKAIVIGRGGSRLRDVGTTARRGIEQLLGQRVYLDLHVKVAKDWQRDPKALDRLGF, from the coding sequence GTGCCCGCTGACCACCCCGAGCACCCGGGCGACGACGCCGCAGGGCAGCAGACCGCATACCGCAGCGGGTTCGCCTGCCTGGTCGGACGCCCCAACGCGGGCAAGTCGACCCTGACCAACGCCCTCGTCGGCCAGAAGGTGGCGATCACCTCCTCCAAGCCGCAGACCACGCGGCACACGATCCGGGGGATCCGCACCACCGACGAGTCCCAGCTCGTCCTCGTCGACACGCCGGGCCTGCACCGGCCGCGCTCCCTGCTCGGCCAGCGGCTCAACGACCTCGTGCGCGAGACGCTGCTGTCGGTGGACGTCATCGGCTTCTGCCTGCCGGCCGACCAGCGGATCGGGCCCGGTGACACCTTCATCGCCGGGGACCTGGCCGACCTGTACCGGGTGCGGCGGGTGCCTGTCGTGGCGATCGCGACCAAGGCCGACGCGGTCGACCGGGACCGCCTGGCCGAGCATCTGGTCGCCATCGACCGGCTCGGCGACTGGGCGGCGATCATCCCGTGCTCCGCGGTGCGCGGCGACCAGGTGGAGGAGGTCGGCGACCTGCTGGCGTCCTACCTGCCGCCCTCGCCGATGCTCTACCCGGCCGACCAGGTCACCGACGAGCCGACCGTGGTGATGATCGCCGAGCTGGTGCGCGAGGCCGCGCTGGAGGGGGTGCGCGACGAGCTGCCGCACAGCCTGGCGGTGCAGGTCGAGGAGATCGTGGCGCGCGAGGACCGCCCCGAGGGCGACCCGATGAGCGACGTGCGCGTCAACGTCTACGTCGAGCGGCCCAGCCAGAAGGCGATCGTCATCGGCCGTGGCGGCTCCCGTCTGCGGGACGTGGGGACGACCGCCCGGCGCGGCATCGAGCAGCTCCTCGGGCAGCGGGTCTACCTCGACCTGCACGTCAAGGTGGCCAAGGACTGGCAGCGCGACCCCAAGGCGCTGGACCGGCTGGGGTTCTGA
- the dhaK gene encoding dihydroxyacetone kinase subunit DhaK, whose protein sequence is MQKLLNDPADAVVEALAGMAAAHPDDLVVDLGQRVVSRRGGAVPGKVGLVSGGGSGHEPLHAGYVGVGMLDAAACGEVFTSPVPEQLVAAHRVADGGAGVLHVVKNYTGDVLNAQMALELLESGDGPQVEVVVTDDDVAVEDSLSTAGRRGVGGTVLLEKIVGAAAEEGRDLAGCTALARDVNARTRSMGVALTSCTVPAAGVPTFELEEGRMELGIGIHGEPGRRRLPLGTAREVAADLVGPVVEDLGLRRGDAVLALVNGMGGTPLLELYLMCHEVRDLLDGAGVGLARSLVGNYITSLEMAGCSVTLLRADDEVVRLWDAPVVTPGLRWGA, encoded by the coding sequence ATGCAGAAGCTGCTCAACGACCCCGCGGACGCCGTGGTGGAGGCGCTGGCCGGGATGGCCGCCGCCCACCCCGACGACCTGGTGGTCGACCTCGGGCAGCGCGTGGTCAGCCGCCGCGGCGGGGCGGTGCCGGGCAAGGTGGGGCTGGTGTCCGGGGGCGGGTCGGGGCACGAGCCGCTGCACGCCGGCTATGTCGGAGTGGGCATGCTCGACGCCGCGGCCTGCGGGGAGGTCTTCACCTCCCCGGTGCCCGAGCAGCTCGTGGCGGCGCACCGCGTCGCCGACGGTGGAGCCGGGGTGCTGCACGTGGTGAAGAACTACACCGGCGACGTGCTCAACGCCCAGATGGCCCTCGAGCTGCTGGAGTCCGGGGACGGCCCGCAGGTCGAGGTGGTCGTCACCGACGACGACGTCGCCGTCGAGGACAGCCTCTCCACCGCCGGCCGTCGCGGGGTCGGCGGCACCGTGCTGCTGGAGAAGATCGTGGGTGCCGCGGCCGAGGAGGGGCGCGACCTGGCCGGCTGCACGGCCCTCGCCCGCGACGTCAACGCCCGGACCCGCTCCATGGGGGTGGCCCTCACCTCCTGCACGGTGCCGGCCGCCGGGGTGCCCACCTTCGAGCTGGAGGAGGGGCGGATGGAGCTCGGCATCGGCATCCACGGCGAGCCGGGTCGCAGGCGGTTGCCCCTGGGCACCGCGCGCGAGGTCGCCGCGGACCTCGTCGGGCCGGTGGTGGAGGACCTCGGTCTGCGGCGCGGCGACGCGGTGCTGGCCCTGGTCAACGGGATGGGCGGCACCCCGCTGCTCGAGCTCTACCTGATGTGCCACGAGGTCCGGGACCTCCTGGACGGGGCCGGGGTCGGCCTGGCCCGTAGCCTGGTGGGCAACTACATCACCTCGCTGGAGATGGCCGGCTGCTCGGTCACCCTCCTGCGGGCCGACGACGAGGTCGTGAGGCTGTGGGACGCCCCCGTGGTGACCCCCGGCCTGCGATGGGGAGCATGA
- the dhaL gene encoding dihydroxyacetone kinase subunit DhaL: MTTLTAFQDWLADCSTSIEEQAEHLTDLDRAIGDGDHGTNMARGFRRCAELAAEEDFTSIDAYLKKVGMTLVGTVGGASGPLYGTFFLRMAGPLSAAPDVDARALAQALRAGVDGIVARGRAEVGDKTMYDAFAPALEAFESALAAGSGTAECLAAAAGAGARGRDATEPLVARKGRASYLGERSAGHVDPGASSAVLLLEAAARTLG, translated from the coding sequence ATGACGACACTGACCGCTTTCCAGGACTGGCTGGCCGACTGCTCGACCTCGATCGAGGAGCAGGCCGAGCACCTGACCGACCTCGACCGCGCCATCGGCGACGGTGACCACGGCACCAACATGGCCCGTGGCTTCCGACGGTGCGCAGAGCTGGCCGCCGAGGAGGACTTCACCAGCATCGACGCCTACCTCAAGAAGGTCGGGATGACCCTGGTGGGCACCGTCGGCGGTGCGTCGGGCCCCCTCTACGGCACCTTCTTCCTGCGGATGGCCGGGCCGCTGTCCGCGGCCCCCGACGTGGACGCCCGCGCCCTGGCGCAGGCACTGCGCGCAGGGGTGGACGGGATCGTCGCCCGGGGCCGGGCGGAGGTCGGCGACAAGACGATGTACGACGCGTTCGCCCCCGCCCTGGAGGCGTTCGAGTCCGCGCTGGCCGCAGGGTCGGGCACGGCGGAGTGCCTCGCGGCCGCCGCCGGGGCCGGGGCACGCGGGCGCGACGCCACCGAGCCGCTGGTGGCGCGCAAGGGACGCGCCTCCTACCTCGGGGAGCGGAGCGCGGGGCACGTGGACCCGGGGGCGTCCAGCGCGGTGCTGCTGCTCGAGGCAGCGGCCCGCACGCTCGGCTGA